The Naumovozyma dairenensis CBS 421 chromosome 1, complete genome genome includes a region encoding these proteins:
- the VPS15 gene encoding ubiquitin-binding serine/threonine protein kinase VPS15 (similar to Saccharomyces cerevisiae VPS15 (YBR097W); ancestral locus Anc_3.339) produces the protein MGAQLSLLAQTAPSIAIFSYIDVLDEVHYVSQLNSSRFLKTCKALDPNGEIIIKVFIKPKEDYNLKPILSRIETESQLLSPLPNVLNYSKIIESNRAAYMIRQHLKFNLYDRLSSRPYLQSLELKFIAFQLLQTINEIHNLGICHGDIKTENILVLSWNWILLTDFAAHLKPIYLPEDNPGEFSFYFDTSKRRSCYLAPERFDNSKLFNDTTNEDTSSDHKLTMEMDIFSTGCCIAELFTEGRPIFNLSQLFKYKANEFNVENYLKEQLPNDEPLRSLILDMIKLNPSKRLSCHEILQKYRKIVFPDYFYTFTYDYIRSLAILGTNIPSMGNICTHTCLNDELEVLDQSIEKIYNDFTKISYSLNYPLYQDISSASIHALENNNNKFFSPYLKLDEKTIVKIQPFDSLIHIEAIKEESALLFISFISHSLRNIVSISTKQKCLQLLTTFAQFVSDENKIDRIVPYIVSCFQNDMANPDIQILTIQNLIQVLYPVERLNQLNENVFVDYLLPRLKNLLSKCKDNSYVKMVFANCFGDLVSIANKFQDITFLNHNINAQQQQQQRDNAKTSNSKDGITMVGPLHSITEEFEDIESSNNYRYKLINYIEDMTITLLTDSDTIVKMALLNNILPLCRFFGRERTNDIILSHLITYLNDKNSALRLTLIENLPGMIILLGPLTFESFILPLLIQTLIDSEELIVVSVLHTLKNLLQLGFINKKFFYDTTLNVSPLLLHPNHWIREFTLGIISEICANLSNAEIYCLIYPTIGPFFEFDLEFTFELMVGSCKQPITRTMYNLLYSWSLRASKSLFWNQIPSTQVDSFGNKKFKFITRDFTSKNYGFNNINKRKLKISNSKIKLFDNNEIPLTTEDKNWIDKFKTIGLKEDELWKLAILRPYVIKISKSISTAIPDCSFNKTDEPNINLQINSLPTTVMPRNVFFDIEFTGEREELQLSSGDSITNMTTTTNTTTNTPNSSAPSTAGANATTNGGVRNPLILDRATSSAGSKNSIPTIINNHGSLILKTRSVATTTIQNLKNIYVQLEPNSTHMEANTSHHVDSNKPKFLIKNSYEGDIATINAYLENFKILPSLRKYKEFGPTNEFSATTSPINGKLVTNLMENEPNSITGLVTVNINSRPYLISSSTQGLLKLWNIQSIASGEMYSSCLTHDCESMITDMVKIKGYETIAVSTRDGQVILLRAIYQQQGQMRRFTRFHSLRKISILEQREESRNSEFVLKIRTVNTDDVSYIFMLTNLSNILIYDIRTMELTNTLKNPVEHGAVLSFTVNEDATSLICGTSKGILDIWDLRFSVLLKSWTFGNNTPITHIELCPDPHTNTVIVVGGTSESMFTIWDYSTIHCVKAFLNSDTQPSLEHFQATEKYLEDITFKPNASISQVTALCVNEQQVILVTTVPNEVFIFDLAAPMNSEVLSSMTNSMKDNNHYFTTIKATTTLELVLRKKRNVNEMNLKTHAKLNFLQQDSIIKIACTNSNGKSLLLLGNNSGIIIILR, from the coding sequence ATGGGTGCACAACTGTCTTTACTAGCACAAACAGCTCCCTCCATTGCCATCTTCTCATACATCGATGTCCTAGATGAAGTACATTACGTATCacaattaaattcatcaagGTTCTTGAAGACTTGTAAAGCATTAGACCCCAACGgtgaaataataattaaagTATTTATTAAACCGAAAGAAGATTACAATTTGAAACCAATTCTTTCTCGAATTGAAACAGAATCACAATTGTTAAGTCCATTACCAAATGTATTAAACTATagtaaaattattgaatcaaataGAGCAGCTTATATGATACGACAACATTTAAAATTTAACTTATATGATAGATTATCTTCAAGACCATATTTACAGAGTTTGGAATTGAAATTCATCGCTTTCCAACTTTTACaaacaattaatgaaattcatAATTTAGGAATATGTCATGGTGATATAAAGACTGAAAATATACTAGTACTGAGTTGGAATTGGATATTGTTGACCGATTTCGCTGCACATTTGAAACCTATATATCTCCCAGAAGATAACCCAGGTGAATTCTCTTTCTATTTCGATACTTCAAAGAGAAGATCATGTTATTTGGCTCCAGAAAGATTCGataattccaaattattcaatgataCTACTAACGAGGACACTTCATCTGATCACAAACTCACCATGGAAATGGATATTTTTAGCACCGGTTGTTGTATTGCAGAATTGTTTACAGAGGGAAGGCccatattcaatttatctcaattatttaaatataaagcAAACGAATTCAATGTAGAAAACTATTTAAAGGAACAACTACCAAATGATGAACCATTGAGAAGTTTAATTCTAGATATGATTAAACTGAATCCTTCTAAGCGACTATCGTGTCAtgaaattttacaaaaatatagaaaaatCGTTTTCCCTGACTACTTTTATACTTTCACTTATGACTATATTCGTTCCCTAGCAATATTGGGGACAAATATTCCAAGTATGGGGAATATTTGTACTCATACTTGCttgaatgatgaattggaaGTTTTAGatcaatcaattgaaaaaatttataacGATTTCACAAAGATCTCttattctttaaattatCCATTATATCAAGACATATCATCAGCATCAATTCATGCGTTagaaaacaataacaacaagTTTTTTTCCCCGTACttgaaattagatgaaaaaACTATAGTAAAAATTCAGCCATTTGACTCATTAATCCATATCGAAGctataaaagaagaatctgcattattattcatatcATTCATATCACATTCACTAAGGAACATCGTCTCCATATCgacaaaacaaaaatgcTTACAATTATTAACTACATTTGCACAATTCGTCTCCGATGAAAATAAGATTGATAGGATCGTCCCCTATATCGTATCGTGCTTCCAGAATGATATGGCTAATCCcgatattcaaatattaaCCATCCAGAATCTTATTCAAGTTTTATACCCAGTGGAAAGATTAAATCAACTGAATGAAAATGTCTTTGTGGATTACTTATTACCACGCCTTAAAAATTTACTATCAAAATGTAAAGATAATTCTTACGTTAAGATGGTTTTCGCTAATTGTTTTGGTGATTTAGTTAGTATAGCTaataaatttcaagatataacatttttaaatcataatattaatgcacaacaacagcaacaacaacgtGATAACGCCAAAACTTCAAATTCTAAAGATGGGATTACTATGGTAGGCCCTCTACATTCAATAACAGAAGAATTCGAAGATATagaatcttcaaataattatagATATAAACTAATAAATTACATCGAAGATATGACTATCACCTTATTGACAGATTCAGACACCATAGTTAAAATGgctttattgaataatatcttaCCTCTTTGTAGGTTTTTTGGAAGAGAAAGAACAAATGATATCATCTTGAGCCACTTAATAActtatttaaatgataaaaattcCGCTTTAAGATTAactttaattgaaaatctCCCTGGTATGATTATCTTATTGGGGCCATTGACATTTGAATCGTTTATTTTACCTTTATTGATACAAACATTAATCGATTCTGAAGAATTAATCGTCGTATCAGTGTTAcatactttgaaaaatttgttaCAACTTggatttattaataaaaaattcttcTATGATACAACATTAAATGTATCcccattattattacatcCAAATCATTGGATTCGTGAGTTTACATTAGGAATAATTTCAGAAATTTGTgcaaatttatcaaatgctgaaatttattgtttaatttATCCTACAATTGGTCCCTTTTTCGAATTTGATCTAGAATTCACATTCGAGTTGATGGTAGGGAGTTGTAAACAACCAATCACCAGAACAATGTATAATCTTCTATACAGTTGGTCATTAAGAGCTTCCAAATCATTGTTTTGGAATCAAATACCTTCCACTCAGGTAGATTCCTTTGggaataaaaaattcaaatttatcacTAGGGATTTTACTTCTAAAAATTATGGgtttaataatatcaataaacggaaattgaaaatatcaaattctaagattaaattatttgataataatgaaatacCATTAACTACTGAAGATAAAAACTGgattgataaatttaaaactATTGGTTTGAAAGAAGACGAATTATGGAAATTAGCAATCTTACGACCATACGTAATAAAAATCTCTAAATCAATTAGCACTGCTATTCCAGAttgttctttcaataaGACAGATGAACCAAACATAAATCTACAGATTAATAGTCTACCTACAACTGTGATGCCAAGAAATGTATTTTTCGATATTGAATTTACTGGTGAAAGAGAAGAACTGCAACTCTCTTCAGGCGATTCGATAACTAACATGACGACCACGACGAATACTACTACTAACACTCCTAATTCATCAGCACCGTCCACAGCGGGTGCCAATGCAACAACTAATGGTGGTGTGAGAAATCCACTAATATTGGACAGAGCAACTTCATCAGCAGGGTCTAAAAATAGTATACCGAccataataaataatcatGGTTCACTCATCTTAAAGACCCGATCTGTTGCCACCACAACAAtacaaaatttgaagaatatatatgttcAATTAGAACCGAATTCAACGCATATGGAAGCAAATACATCACATCACGTAGATAGTAATAAACCGAAATTTCTTATAAAGAATAGTTATGAAGGTGACATTGCTACAATTAATGCCTATCTAGAGAACTTTAAGATATTGCCATCATTAAGAAAATACAAAGAGTTTGGACCAACCAATGAGTTTTCTGCAACGACCAGTCCCATTAACGGGAAATTGGTTACAAACTTGATGGAAAATGAACCTAATTCCATCACCGGTTTAGTCACTGTAAATATCAACTCAAGGCCATATTTGATTAGTAGCTCTACTCAAGGTTTGTTGAAATTATGGAATATACAAAGCATTGCATCTGGTGAGATGTACTCTTCTTGTTTAACCCATGATTGTGAGTCAATGATTACTGACATGGTTAAGATAAAAGGGTATGAAACAATAGCAGTTTCCACGAGAGACGGGCAAGTAATATTGTTAAGAGCAATCTATCAGCAACAAGGTCAAATGAGACGATTTACTAGATTCCATAGTTTGAGAAAAATTAGTATTTTAGAACAACGTGAAGAGAGTCGAAACTCAGAATTTGTGTTGAAAATAAGGACAGTAAATACAGACGACGtttcttatatttttatgttAACTAATTTgtcaaatattttgatatatGACATTCGAACTATGGAATTAACTAatacattgaaaaatccaGTAGAACATGGTGCTGTATTGTCGTTCACTGTAAATGAAGACGCTACTTCTTTAATTTGTGGAACAAGTAAAGGTATACTTGATATTTGGGATCTAAGATTCTCTGTTCTTCTGAAAAGTTGGACCTTTGGTAATAACACTCCTATAACACATATAGAATTATGCCCTGATCCGCACACTAACACAGTAATAGTTGTTGGTGGCACATCGGAAAGTATGTTTACAATTTGGGACTATTCGACCATTCATTGTGTTAAAGCATTTCTCAATTCTGATACGCAGCCGTCACTCGAACATTTCCAAGCGACAGAGAAATATTTAGAAGATATAACATTCAAACCTAATGCTTCAATATCTCAAGTTACTGCCTTGTGTGTTAATGAACAACAAGTCATCCTTGTCACAACTGTACCGAATGAAGTATTTATCTTTGATTTAGCAGCTCCTATGAACTCTGAAGTTTTATCGAGTATGACGAACAGCATGAAAGACAACAATCATTATTTTACAACCATCAAAGCTACTACCACCTTGGAATTGGTGTTACGGAAAAAGAGAAATgttaatgaaatgaatCTCAAGACACATGCTAAGTTGAACTTCTTACAACAAGattcaattataaaaatTGCGTGCACGAATTCTAATGGTAAGagtttattattgttaggCAATAACTCCGgcattatcattattctgCGATAA
- the MMS4 gene encoding Mms4p (similar to Saccharomyces cerevisiae MMS4 (YBR098W); ancestral locus Anc_3.341), with the protein MSQVVEIHDDGSNNDDTHRSDIEIIDESFNGSVVVDLSVLDDEDVQPTIHDSIDCPSGLSPISNDVIHVDRRSVVHDLSQDYIDDEDDIVKIDIRDRSHTNKSAELSIPFVNDVTSDSTSKSAWKGNSSNRNCSKRKLFYSSPTFSRTNDNDIETPNVQKKHKASIRLLDELLSDDLSPFNNNVSNEGSANRNRDSNSYSLKNLADKWDMKSRSIVNHVAPHATLQDESSKICITTIPKAKPNVPSYQEIFDDDDDDDDDDDDDGMSNKKEMATQQDSFGLSRNVFSEYPISSPTAVSRHASINNNVMNNVEDPEVYVGTDPNEAAPSIRIQREAREKSKNELLQVRKDKNKKASIKASQIITTSKPDTIELNLLNFLNEEDVHTEDSSNIDLNSHRDDELRLQGTPTKSKNGPLRSLSQPNPPLVDNFPTIPRIQRSKTIGIPSDLNNALNGSSKNLSKVEKLSRYIINTRAYSDDESESIVRHWLRENKEAFKQSNQIYRDNVKARSSMIIEMTKGLLNTFTTTNDAFKELVSPATLQTSYDNNIPLIRFLRRCDSIYDTNHDLYYPCETKIMEENVCLLYYDAQEFFEQYSTNKKELYRTTRSFSGRDKHVILVLNELNKLRRMIDNLEDRIYKDRVNEQLTGSNVSSVSPSKQGKNKRTKKMDEIENLGMRKFDLEQRLRFIDREWKVKIHVVNSHSEFINSLPNLITIIGKQRLDPMIRFMDYAHLNVKSGQDKKDILKKVLRDMGKMQELKANSVLNAYPTFQSLFEDFERGQIKSGLDGRYLMTDAMEKRLYKLFTCNNPDEVLE; encoded by the coding sequence ATGAGTCAAGTAGTCGAGATACATGATGATGGGagtaataatgatgatacgCATAGAAGTGATATAGAAATCATCGATGAATCGTTTAATGGATCGGTAGTGGTGGATCTTTCAGttttagatgatgaagatgtaCAACCCACCATACATGACTCTATCGATTGTCCATCTGGTTTGTCTCCGATTAGTAACGATGTTATTCATGTTGATCGAAGGTCCGTTGTCCATGATCTCTCACAAGATTACATTGATGACGAAGATGATATTGTGAAAATTGACATAAGAGACAGGAGTCACACAAATAAATCTGCTGAATTGTCCATCCCATTCGTTAATGATGTTACCAGTGATAGCACAAGTAAAAGTGCATGGAAAGGTAATTCTTCTAATAGGAACTGCAGTAAGCGGAAACTGTTTTATTCAAGTCCTACTTTTAGCAGAACCaacgataatgatataGAGACACCCAATGTTCAAAAGAAACACAAAGCTTCGATCAGACTGttagatgaattattgTCAGATGATTTATCGccatttaataataatgtttctAACGAAGGTTCTGCAAATAGGAATCGGGATTCCAACTCTTACagtttgaagaatttggCTGATAAGTGGGACATGAAATCAAGGAGCATCGTGAATCATGTTGCACCACATGCAACACTCCAAGATGAAAGTTCCAAAATTTGTATTACCACTATTCCTAAAGCTAAACCTAATGTGCCGTCCTATCAAGAgatatttgatgatgatgatgatgatgatgatgatgatgatgatgacggTATGTCGAACAAAAAGGAAATGGCTACTCAACAAGACAGTTTTGGCCTATCGAGAAATGTTTTTTCAGAATATCCTATCTCATCACCAACAGCTGTCAGCAGGCATGCTAGTATAAACAATAATGTTATGAATAACGTTGAAGATCCAGAAGTTTATGTTGGAACTGATCCCAATGAGGCCGCACCATCAATTAGAATTCAACGAGAAGCAAGAGAAAAAAGCAAGAATGAATTACTACAAGTCagaaaagacaaaaatAAGAAAGCTAGTATCAAAGCTAGTCAAATAATAACCACAAGTAAGCCTGATACTATcgaattgaatttattgaacTTTTTGAATGAGGAAGATGTTCATACTGAGGACAGTAGTAATATAGATTTGAATTCACATAGGGATGATGAACTCAGACTGCAAGGTACTCCAACTAAAAGTAAAAATGGCCCCTTAAGATCTTTGAGTCAACCCAACCCTCCTTTGGTAGATAACTTTCCAACAATACCAAGAATCCAAAGGTCTAAGACAATTGGTATACCATCAGATTTGAATAACGCATTAAATGGAAGTAGTAAAAACCTGAGTAAAGTTGAAAAGTTATCACgatatattattaacacTAGAGCATAtagtgatgatgaatcaGAATCGATAGTACGACATTGGCTTcgagaaaataaagaagcaTTTAAACAATCGAATCAAATATATCGTGATAATGTTAAGGCAAGGTCTTCCATGATTATAGAAATGACGAAAGGATTGTTAAATACGTTTACAACGACTAATGATGCTTTTAAGGAATTGGTTTCTCCAGCTACATTACAAACAAGTTATGacaataatattccattaATTAGATTTTTAAGGAGATGTGATAGTATTTATGACACTAATCATGATCTTTATTATCCATGTGAAACTAAAATAATGGAAGAAAATGTATGTTTATTGTATTATGATGCTCAAGAATTTTTTGAACAATACTCCACAAATAAGAAAGAACTATATCGAACCACTAGATCCTTTTCTGGAAGAGATAAACATGTTATTTTGgtattaaatgaattaaataaattgagAAGAAtgattgataatttggaaGATCGTATATACAAGGATCGTGTCAATGAGCAATTAACTGGTTCAAATGTTTCCTCGGTATCACCATCAAAGCAGgggaaaaataaaagaaccaaaaaaatggatgaaattgaaaatcttGGTATGAGAAAATTTGATCTAGAGCAACGATTACGATTTATTGATAGAGAATGGAAGGTGAAAATTCATGTTGTTAATTCTCATTCagaatttatcaattcACTACCAAATTTAATTACTATCATCGGTAAGCAACGATTGGATCCAATGATTAGATTTATGGACTATGCACATTTGAATGTCAAATCAGGTCAAGACAAAAAGGACATCTTAAAAAAAGTCCTGAGAGATATGGGGAAGATGCAAGAATTGAAGGCGAATAGTGTTCTTAATGCGTATCCTACATTCCAATCCTTATTTGAAGACTTTGAAAGAGGTCAAATTAAATCAGGCTTAGATGGGAGATATTTGATGACGGATGCTATGGAAAAGAGACTTTATAAACTATTTACTTGTAATAATCCAGATGAAGTATTAGAATAA
- the FES1 gene encoding Hsp70 nucleotide exchange factor FES1 (similar to Saccharomyces cerevisiae FES1 (YBR101C); ancestral locus Anc_3.342) encodes MEKLLHWSIANSQNDEEAKQKAGTPDPRLLQQLFGGAGSSGPDDPTLMKQSIEVLMNPDVDVDTKLVAIDNFEMLIENLDNANNIENMKLWDPILKILDFEDLELRAAALSIIGTAVQNNVNSQNNFSKYDGSLNKVIALVNDKNQNLNVRIKALYALSNLVRNNKEIATEFEKLNGLDIISPILKDESAKTKLKMRAIALLTAFLTSVDINDDLISLLRKDGILETTINCLNTEIDLNLIDRVLNLLAQLIAAGIKFNEDELENLRTGFEKIESLKDRLNEDDYLVVKYVL; translated from the coding sequence ATGGAAAAACTATTGCATTGGTCAATTGCCAACTCacaaaatgatgaagaagccAAACAAAAGGCAGGAACTCCAGATCCAAGACTATTACAACAATTGTTTGGTGGTGCTGGAAGTAGTGGTCCCGATGATCCTAcattaatgaaacaatCCATTGAAGTATTAATGAACCCAGATGTCGATGTCGATACTAAATTAGTCgctattgataattttgaaatgttgattgaaaatttagataatgctaataatattgaaaatatgaaattatgGGAcccaattttgaaaattttggaTTTCGAGGATTTGGAATTGAGAGCTGCAGCTTTATCCATTATTGGTACTGCTGTACAGAATAATGTCAATTctcaaaataattttagTAAATATGACGGTTCTTTAAACAAAGTTATCGCTCTCgtaaatgataaaaatcaaaatttgaatgtTAGAATAAAAGCATTGTATGCTTTGTCAAATTTGGTTAggaataataaagaaatagcgacagaatttgaaaagttaAATGGTTTAGATATTATATCTccaatattgaaagatgaaagtgctaaaacaaaattgaaaatgagaGCCATTGCCCTGCTAACAGCGTTTTTAACCTCTGTCGATATAAATGATGatctaatttcattattaagaAAAGATGGAATACTAGAAACTACCATCAATTGCCTAAATACTGAAATTGATCTAAATCTAATCGACAGAGTGCTAAATTTACTAGCACAATTAATTGCTGCTGGTATTAAGTTCAATGAAGATGAACTAGAAAACTTAAGAACAGGTTTCGAAAAGATAGAATCATTAAAGGACAGACtaaatgaagatgattatTTGGTCGTCAAGTATGTATTATAA
- the EXO84 gene encoding exocyst subunit EXO84 (similar to Saccharomyces cerevisiae EXO84 (YBR102C); ancestral locus Anc_3.343), whose product MVDFSLRKARNNWKKSSSPIRQKQPQTPTTKSSVTSSPSKTKPTKKKNPYANLGQQQQQQQQTSTSNAYSELPTVDRKAKNKVATSMQRRLSIHNANYIPPKLDYSIPLPQGIPPLPNIPAIGGGVGDTMKAPVDSSTTTSNRQMKKESQLSKMSQPKTLRHILSDPKFNAKNFVNENLTEANALDIDKFTSNLTNLSEYVQEEIKRNINDSYHEIMDVNKDLSIAVEELKRLRINIKALGEVMERFETIAKNRLDLEASIKTPGGSSGNSANGSGGLLPAKKTTSAVNGVGSNVTRNRGRDRSSVLYLEKTWDEELTALFKNVEGIQKFITHSNINSHQGRHLLLESNDWMELNINTLKSFQNVKFFILNDFILIVTGKHGRDVIKQNEYVVNQCIPLNDVTVVKDDIYPNRLLLKFINGNNGNCLYQSRSEDECDKLIDSIRKAKDDLCDIFQIEQENSQKIKESFKYLQSQNQQTPSHPGNRESVTKSPIKRQSIGSSVTPKRINSLNMTTTSHHGNNATVVGASDLISFRYFILSMQARSRSNGMSSIAQQLKRLDDCIEEVDIKLTRLKFAVAVDTLQTVENQLTQLVDNMNNDEEMMLYNVLILKIQQRREVIISKLSTSILFSNNDITKLTSNIKTMIKLGLPEQSLDLFLNNRTNLIQDLILQIGAVDNSTNYLIQLAVVRFQTINQTILKFEDIFRKESSCDNKISSILVSWCNEEVNKHFKLIEKYLLNDEKLSPIAIKATRKQLDDLKSVGLDFVYKLDEFLRQNVSRIG is encoded by the coding sequence ATGGTAGACTTCTCTTTAAGGAAAGCAAGGAATAATTGGAAGAAATCGTCCTCCCCTATAAGACAAAAGCAACCTCAGACTCCAACTACTAAATCATCAGTCACTTCTTCACCTTCGAAAACCAAAccaacaaagaagaagaatccaTATGCCAACTTGGgccaacaacaacaacaacaacaacagacATCAACTTCGAATGCCTATTCAGAATTACCAACAGTGGATCGGAAGGCCAAGAACAAAGTTGCCACATCAATGCAAAGAAGATTATCAATCCATAATGCAAACTATATCCCTCCAAAATTAGATTATTCAATACCCTTACCACAAGGCATACCGCCATTACCAAACATCCCTGCCATCGGAGGAGGAGTAGGAGATACCATGAAAGCACCAGTGGATAGTTCTACCACAACATCAAACAGACAAATGAAAAAGGAATCACAACTATCTAAGATGTCGCAACCAAAGACTCTTCGTCATATCTTATCAGACCCTAAATTTAATGCAAAGAATTTCGTCAACGAGAATTTAACTGAAGCGAACGCATTAGacattgataaatttaCTTCAAATTTGACAAATTTATCAGAATACGTTCAAGAGGaaatcaaaagaaacattAATGATTCTTATCATGAAATTATGGACGTTAATAAGGATCTTTCCATTGCTGTGGAGGAATTGAAACGATTaagaattaatattaaGGCATTGGGTGAGGTTATGGAGAGATTCGAAACTATCGCTAAGAATAGATTGGATTTAGAAGCTTCCATAAAAACACCAGGTGGTAGTAGTGGTAATAGTGCTAATGGTAGTGGCGGATTATTACCAGCGAAGAAAACTACTAGTGCCGTTAATGGTGTAGGTAGTAATGTTACCAGAAATCGTGGTAGAGATAGAAGTAGTGTCTTGTATTTAGAAAAGACTTGggatgaagaattaacCGCTTTGTTTAAGAATGTTGAAGGAATacaaaaatttattactcATTCTAATATTAACTCGCATCAAGGTAGACATTTGTTATTGGAGAGTAATGATTGGATGGAATTAAATATCAATACCTTAAAATCATTCCAAAatgttaaatttttcattctaAATGATTTTATATTAATCGTCACGGGGAAACATGGTAGAGATGTCATTAAACAAAATGAATATGTAGTGAACCAATGTATCCCATTAAATGATGTTACTGTGGTGAAAGATGATATATATCCTAATAGACTTCTccttaaatttattaacggtaataatggtaattgCCTTTATCAAAGTCGCTCAGAAGATGAATGTGATAAGTTAATTGACTCGATTAGAAAGGCTAAAGATGATCTTTGTGACATATTCCAAatagaacaagaaaattcccaaaagattaaagaaTCCTTCAAATACTTACAATCACAAAATCAACAAACACCTTCTCATCCAGGGAATAGAGAGTCAGTTACAAAGAGCCCCATAAAGAGACAAAGTATTGGTTCATCAGTGACACCAAAGAGAATTAATAGTTTAAATATGACAACAACTAGCCATCATGGTAACAATGCGACCGTAGTCGGGGCTTCAGATCTAATTTCCTTTAGATACTTTATCCTTTCCATGCAAGCTCGTTCCAGATCTAATGGTATGTCATCAATTGCtcaacaattgaaaagattagaTGATTGTATTGAAGAAGTGGATATTAAATTGACAAGATTAAAATTTGCCGTGGCAGTGGATACTTTGCAAACTGTGGAGAATCAATTAACTCAATTGGTTGATAATatgaataatgatgaagaaatgatGTTATACAatgttttgattttaaaaataCAACAAAGGCGAGAAGTAAtcatttctaaattatcaacGAGTATTTTGTTtagtaataatgatattactAAATTGACATCAAATATAAAGACTATGATTAAATTAGGATTACCTGAACAAAGtttagatttatttttaaacaACAGGACGAATTTGATACAAGATTTGATTTTACAAATAGGAGCTGTTGATAATTCGACTAATTATCTTATTCAATTAGCCGTCGTTAGATTTCAAACTATTAATCAAACGATATTAAAGTTTGAAGATATCTTCCGAAAGGAATCTTCATGTGATAACAAGATTTCTTCCATCTTAGTCAGTTGGTGTAACGAAGAAGTAAATAaacatttcaaattgattgaGAAATATTTGCTTAATGACGAGAAGCTGTCCCCAATTGCAATCAAGGCTACAAGGAAACAATTGGATGATTTAAAATCTGTCGGGTTGGATTTCGTTTACAAATTGGATGAATTCTTGAGACAAAACGTTTCTCGAATCGGGTGA